The following proteins are co-located in the Silene latifolia isolate original U9 population chromosome 1, ASM4854445v1, whole genome shotgun sequence genome:
- the LOC141641424 gene encoding uncharacterized protein LOC141641424, protein MKGDKYEGLIKHTKSEAFQKKSKQASLNKRGGKEDAVNEPTHYAGSRSFWNRMLGRGKKKSQPIATVPELFLDTHSRVDHKGVRTWTKPKDKQLYEAFEREKAANPERPDNDIWYELVDGFKKGHVYGTGSSTPAFYEKTRRRSTSTIPKEHVSTGNY, encoded by the exons atgaaag gtgacaagtatgaaggcttaataaagcataccaaaagtgaagcttttcagaagaagtctaagcaagcatccctcaacaaaagaggaggaaaggaagacgccgtgaacgagcctactcattacgcgggttcacgatcgttctggaATCGTATGTTGGGT agaggaaagaagaagtcacagccgattgcgacggtaccggaactgtttctggacacgcattccagagttgaccacaaaggggttagaacttggactaagccaaaagacaagcaattatat gaagcatttgaacgagaaaaagccgccaatccagaaagACCGGACaatgacatatggtatgagttggtggatggcttcaagaaagggcacgtgtatggtaccggaagttcaacaccggctttctatgagaaaacgcgtagaagatcgacttcaacaattcccaaagaacacgtatcaaccgggaattattag